One part of the Arabidopsis thaliana chromosome 1 sequence genome encodes these proteins:
- a CDS encoding 3'-5'-exoribonuclease family protein (3'-5'-exoribonuclease family protein; FUNCTIONS IN: 3'-5'-exoribonuclease activity, RNA binding; INVOLVED IN: RNA processing; LOCATED IN: cellular_component unknown; EXPRESSED IN: 20 plant structures; EXPRESSED DURING: 12 growth stages; CONTAINS InterPro DOMAIN/s: Exoribonuclease, phosphorolytic domain 2 (InterPro:IPR015847), Exoribonuclease, phosphorolytic domain 1 (InterPro:IPR001247), Ribosomal protein S5 domain 2-type fold (InterPro:IPR020568); BEST Arabidopsis thaliana protein match is: ribonuclease PH45A (TAIR:AT3G12990.3); Has 1508 Blast hits to 1508 proteins in 331 species: Archae - 402; Bacteria - 40; Metazoa - 363; Fungi - 232; Plants - 181; Viruses - 0; Other Eukaryotes - 290 (source: NCBI BLink).) encodes MGIPDAAQDLSTEMEVDAFRRIFPLRFFERHLSESLRPDGRQLGKARDTIVNLGLVSTADGSALAKIGSTTMLAAIRMEVMTPSTDSPDEGCIAIEFHMPPICSPTVRPGRPAEAAPVISKRLSDTILSSGMIDLKELCLVSGKAAWMGYLDIYCLDADGALFDAALLAAVAAFSNLQIPIVALNDNGRIVAVTGEKDQDNALITEKEAVNKEKRKLTLKNIPFSLTCILHKNYILADPTTEEESIMDTLVTVVLDSSDQMVSFYKSGGAALAYSSAIKSCVELARKRAKELKQILGEMDID; translated from the exons ATGGGAATACCAGATGCAGCTCAAGACTTGTCGACAGAGATGGAAGTTGATGCTTTTAGAAGAATCTTCCCTCTTCGTTTCTTTGAGCGTCATCTCTCTGAATCTCTTCGTCCTGATGGAAGACAACTTGGAAAAGCTAGAGACACCATTGTTAATCTTG GACTTGTTTCAACTGCTGATGGGTCTGCTCTTGCTAAGATTGGTTCCACT ACTATGCTTGCTGCTATTAGAATGGAAGTTATGACTCCTTCTACGGACTCTCCAGACGAAGGATGCATAG CTATTGAGTTCCATATGCCTCCAATTTGTTCTCCGACTGTTCGTCCTGGAAGACCAGCCGAAGCTGCTCCCGTTATTTCAAAGCGTTTGTCTGATACTATTTTAAG tTCTGGTATGATTGATCTTAAAGAACTGTGTCTAGTTAGTGGAAAAGCTGCTTGGATGGGTTATCTG GACATATATTGCCTGGATGCTGATGGTGCTCTCTTTGATGCTGCTCTGCTTGCTGCTGTCGCAGCCTTCTCCAATC TGCAAATTCCAATTGTTGCTCTGAATGACAATGGAAGAATAGTTGCCGTCACTGGAGAAAAAGATCAAGACAATGCTTTGATCACCGAGAAAGAAGCAGTGaacaaggagaagagaaaactTACGCTTAAGAACATTCCTTTCTCTTTAACTTGCATACTTCACAAGAACTACATCTTAGCAGATCCAACAACCGAAGAAGAATCGATCATGGACACTCTTGTGACTGTTGTTTTGGATTCCTCGGATCAAATGGTTTCTTTCTACAAATCAGGAGGAGCTGCTCTCGCCTATTCATCAGCCATCAAG AGCTGTGTCGAGTTAGCAAGGAAGAGAGCAAAGGAGCTTAAGCAGATATTGGGAGAGATGGATATCGACTAA
- a CDS encoding Mannose-binding lectin superfamily protein: MKDSKTFLKGLETSPSLFLSLSFEMAQRLEAEGNKNFKGKSKWDDGSDKDDIGKISVRCEDGGITYIRFDYIKSGQPQYNTFPGNPGRGILQTFDINHKNDEHLESVEGYYDPKSDAIKGLQFKTNMRISELIGYANDGATKFSLAVEGKKIIGFHGAYNTYLNSLGAYVTWIVPTKLKAKGGKGGKEWNDGADHEGITKIYVRGGYEGLQYVKFDYIKDGQQIYGSPHGVRGRGFTELFEINHLDKEYLISVEGYYDEGESGVIQGIQFKTNIRTSELMGDNRGRKFSLAANGKKIIGFHGYAEKNLNSLGAYFTTSPFTKLEVGTTSADLWDDGTFDGIRNVYIHYDGDAVCCVEVDYDNKGKVEKREHGIMIAPFIERGEFVVDYPNEFITSVEVTISKQNDSPVPSLTSETVASLTFKTSKGRTSSTFGSPATKKFVLQSKGCGVVGFLGRSSYYTYALGAHFCPLPPLPDGEKVEAKGGDGGASWDDGRFDCIRKIYIGHSEMGIAFVKFLYDKDNKVVVGDDHGSKTLLGVDEFELEHPDEYLISVEGSYDVVDGSESEVIRMLRFKTNMRTSQLFGHETTSNFTLQKECHKIVGFHGKIGEMLHQIGVHVLPITD, translated from the exons ATGAAAGACtcaaaaacttttcttaaaGGACTCGAAACCTccccctctctctttctctctctctcgttcgAGATGGCCCAAAGGTTGGAAGCAGAAGGAAATAAGAATTTTAAAGGCAAATCTAAGTGGGATGATGGATCCGACAAAGATGATATAGGAAAAATATCAGTAAGATGTGAAGATGGAGGCATAACGTACATCCGATTCGACTATATCAAGAGTGGACAACCGCAATATAATACATTCCCAGGAAACCCGGGTAGAGGTATCCTCCAGACG TTTGACATTAACCACAAAAATGACGAACATCTTGAATCGGTTGAGGGTTATTACGATCCAAAGTCAGATGCGATTAAAGGActtcaattcaaaaccaacatgAGGATTTCCGAACTGATAGGATATGCAAACGATGGTGCTACTAAGTTTTCACTAGCTGTGGAAGGAAAGAAGATCATCGGATTTCACGGAGCATACAACACATACCTTAACTCTCTTGGAGCATACGTTACTTGGATTGTTCCAACTAAATTGAAAGCAAAAGGTGGAAAAGGAGGCAAGGAGTGGAACGATGGAGCCGACCATGAAGgtattacaaaaatatatgtacgAGGTGGTTATGAGGGTTTACAGTACGTCAAATTCGATTATATCAAGGATGGGCAACAAATATATGGGTCACCCCATGGTGTTAGGGGTAGAGGTTTTACAGAGCTG tttgaGATTAACCATCTCGACAAGGAATATTTGATTTCTGTTGAAGGCTACTATGACGAAGGGGAATCCGGGGTCATTCAAGGaattcaattcaaaactaaTATCAGGACTTCTGAATTGATGGGAGACAACAGAGGTAGGAAATTTTCCCTTGCAGCCAATGGAAAGAAGATTATCGGGTTTCATGGATATGCTGAGAAGAATCTAAACTCTCTTGGAGCATATTTCACAACTTCTCCTTTTACAAAACTGGAAGTTGGTACTACTTCGGCTGATCTTTGGGATGATGGTACTTTTGATGGCATAAGAAATGTTTACATTCACTATGATGGCGATGCTGTATGTTGTGTCGAGGTCGACTATGACAACAAAGGCAAAGTGGAAAAGCGTGAGCATGGAATAATGATTGCACCCTTCATAGAAAGAGGAGAG TTTGTGGTGGACTATCCTAATGAATTTATCACATCTGTGGAGGTGActatatcaaaacaaaatgattcgCCAGTTCCGTCATTGACTTCCGAAACAGTTGCGTCATTGactttcaaaacatcaaaagggAGAACTTCTTCAACATTTGGAAGTCCGGCTACTAAAAAATTTGTGCTTCAGAGCAAAGGTTGTGGCGTTGTTGGGTTCCTTGGACGGTCCAGTTATTATACTTATGCGCTTGGAGCACATTTCTGTCCGTTACCACCTCTTCCTGACGGAGAAAAAGTAGAAGCAAAAGGGGGTGATGGAGGAGCTTCTTGGGACGATGGCCGTTTTGATTGcattagaaaaatatacataGGACACAGCGAAATGGGTATCGCATTCGTCAAGTTTCTCTACGACAAAGACAATAAGGTCGTGGTCGGAGATGATCATGGGAGCAAGACATTACTTGGAGTTGATGAG TTTGAGTTGGAGCATCCAGATGAATACCTTATATCTGTCGAGGGTAGTTATGATGTAGTTGATGGAAGTGAATCTGAAGTTATACGCATGCTTAGGTTCAAGACTAATATGCGTACCTCTCAACTCTTTGGACACGAGACAACATCAAACTTCACACTCCAGAAGGAATGTCACAAGATCGTCGGGTTCCATGGAAAAATAGGTGAGATGCTTCATCAAATTGGGGTCCATGTCCTACCCATTACAGATTGA
- the BGLU4 gene encoding beta glucosidase 4: MEQILALFAIFLAFAFSGKCSDVFSRSDYPEGFVFGAGTSAYQWEGAAAEDGRKPSLWDTLCHSRDQGNGDIACDGYHKYKDDVKLMVDTNLDAFRFSISWSRLIPNGRGPVNQKGLQFYKNLIQELVSHGIEPHVTLYHYDHPQSLEDEYGGWLNHRMIKDFTTYADVCFREFGNHVKLWTTINEANIFSIGGYNDGDTPPGRCSKPSKNCSSGNSSIEPYIVGHNLLLAHASVSRRYKQKYKDKQGGSIGFSLFILGLIPTTSSKDDATATQRAQDFYVGWFLRPLLFGDYPDTMKRTIGSRLPVFSEKESEQVKGSCDFVGVIHYHAASVTNIKSKPSLSGNPDFYSYMGVSFHYFGKSLDFQYANTPWAMEVVLEYIKQSYGNPPVYILESGTPMKQDSQLKQKDIPRVEYLHAYIGGVLKSIRNGSDTRGYFVWSFMDLYELLGGYEVGFGLYTVNFSDPHRKRSPKLSAYWYSDFLKGESAFLDSQGIKELQSKYSSSF, encoded by the exons ATGGAACAGATTTTGGCTCTGTTTGccatttttcttgcttttgctttCTCCGGGAAATGCAGCGACGTTTTCAGCAGATCTGACTACCCTGAGGGATTCGTCTTTGGAGCCGGCACTTCTGCTTATCAG TGGGAAGGAGCTGCTGCAGAAGACGGAAGGAAACCTAGCCTGTGGGACACTCTTTGTCACTCTC GTGACCAAGGTAACGGAGATATAGCATGTGATGGGTATCACAAGTACAAG GATGATGTGAAGTTGATGGTGGACACTAACTTAGATGCTTTCAGATTCTCCATCTCTTGGTCTAGGCTAATACCTA ATGGAAGAGGGCCTGTTAACCAAAAGGGTCTACAGTTCTACAAGAACCTCATCCAAGAGTTAGTAAGCCACG GAATTGAACCACATGTTACACTCTACCACTATGATCATCCTCAGTCTCTGGAGGATGAATATGGAGGATGGCTCAACCACAGAATGAT CAAAGACTTTACTACTTATGCAGATGTTTGCTTCAGAGAGTTTGGGAACCATGTCAAACTATGGACCACGATCAACGAGGCTAATATATTCTCTATAGGAGGTTACAACGATGGGGATACACCGCCTGGTCGTTGTTCCAAACCGAGCAAAAACTGTTCTTCAGGGAACTCTTCCATTGAACCATATATTGTAGGCCATAATTTGTTGCTTGCGCACGCCTCTGTTTCAAGAcgatacaaacaaaaatacaag GATAAGCAGGGAGGTTCCATAGGATTTAGCTTATTCATATTAGGGCTTATTCCTACTACAAGCTCCAAGGATGATGCCACTGCAACCCAAAGAGCCCAAGATTTCTACGTCGGCTG GTTCCTTAGACCTCTTTTATTTGGAGACTATCCTGATACAATGAAAAGAACCATTGGATCAAGACTGCCAGTTTTCTCTGAGAAAGAATCAGAACAAGTTAAAGGCTCATGTGACTTTGTAGGAGTCATACACTATCATGCGGCTTCTGTCACTAACATCAAATCCAAACCTTCTCTGTCCGGAAACCCGGATTTCTACTCATACATGGGTGTATCTTTTCATT ATTTTGgaaaaagtttagattttcAG TATGCTAATACTCCATGGGCTATGGAAGTTGTGCTGGAGTATATAAAGCAGAGCTATGGAAATCCTCCTGTCTACATTCTTGAGAGTG GTACACCGATGAAGCAAGATTCGCAGCTGAAACAGAAGGATATACCAAGGGTGGAATACTTGCATGCCTACATTGGTGGTGTGCTCAAATCCATAAG GAATGGATCAGACACGAGAGGCTACTTCGTATGGTCATTTATGGATTTATACGAGCTTCTAGGGGGATATGAGGTTGGTTTTGGGTTGTACACTGTCAATTTCAGCGATCCTCATCGCAAGAGATCTCCCAAACTCTCTGCTTATTGGTACTCTGATTTTCTCAAGGGTGAATCTGCCTTTCTTGATTCCCAAGGCATCAAGGAATTGCAGAGCAAATACTCTTCTTCCTTCTAG
- the BGLU4 gene encoding beta glucosidase 4 (beta glucosidase 4 (BGLU4); FUNCTIONS IN: cation binding, hydrolase activity, hydrolyzing O-glycosyl compounds, catalytic activity; INVOLVED IN: response to karrikin; LOCATED IN: endomembrane system; EXPRESSED IN: root; CONTAINS InterPro DOMAIN/s: Glycoside hydrolase, family 1 (InterPro:IPR001360), Glycoside hydrolase, family 1, active site (InterPro:IPR018120), Glycoside hydrolase, catalytic core (InterPro:IPR017853), Glycoside hydrolase, subgroup, catalytic core (InterPro:IPR013781); BEST Arabidopsis thaliana protein match is: beta glucosidase 2 (TAIR:AT4G22100.1); Has 11230 Blast hits to 10889 proteins in 1481 species: Archae - 144; Bacteria - 7786; Metazoa - 705; Fungi - 199; Plants - 1443; Viruses - 0; Other Eukaryotes - 953 (source: NCBI BLink).) — translation MEQILALFAIFLAFAFSGKCSDVFSRSDYPEGFVFGAGTSAYQWEGAAAEDGRKPSLWDTLCHSRDQGNGDIACDGYHKYKDDVKLMVDTNLDAFRFSISWSRLIPNGRGPVNQKGLQFYKNLIQELVSHGIEPHVTLYHYDHPQSLEDEYGGWLNHRMIKDFTTYADVCFREFGNHVKLWTTINEANIFSIGGYNDGDTPPGRCSKPSKNCSSGNSSIEPYIVGHNLLLAHASVSRRYKQKYKDKQGGSIGFSLFILGLIPTTSSKDDATATQRAQDFYVGWFLRPLLFGDYPDTMKRTIGSRLPVFSEKESEQVKGSCDFVGVIHYHAASVTNIKSKPSLSGNPDFYSYMETDFGKSLDFQYANTPWAMEVVLEYIKQSYGNPPVYILESAKFTFQWQQIGTPMKQDSQLKQKDIPRVEYLHAYIGGVLKSIRNGSDTRGYFVWSFMDLYELLGGYEVGFGLYTVNFSDPHRKRSPKLSAYWYSDFLKGESAFLDSQGIKELQSKYSSSF, via the exons ATGGAACAGATTTTGGCTCTGTTTGccatttttcttgcttttgctttCTCCGGGAAATGCAGCGACGTTTTCAGCAGATCTGACTACCCTGAGGGATTCGTCTTTGGAGCCGGCACTTCTGCTTATCAG TGGGAAGGAGCTGCTGCAGAAGACGGAAGGAAACCTAGCCTGTGGGACACTCTTTGTCACTCTC GTGACCAAGGTAACGGAGATATAGCATGTGATGGGTATCACAAGTACAAG GATGATGTGAAGTTGATGGTGGACACTAACTTAGATGCTTTCAGATTCTCCATCTCTTGGTCTAGGCTAATACCTA ATGGAAGAGGGCCTGTTAACCAAAAGGGTCTACAGTTCTACAAGAACCTCATCCAAGAGTTAGTAAGCCACG GAATTGAACCACATGTTACACTCTACCACTATGATCATCCTCAGTCTCTGGAGGATGAATATGGAGGATGGCTCAACCACAGAATGAT CAAAGACTTTACTACTTATGCAGATGTTTGCTTCAGAGAGTTTGGGAACCATGTCAAACTATGGACCACGATCAACGAGGCTAATATATTCTCTATAGGAGGTTACAACGATGGGGATACACCGCCTGGTCGTTGTTCCAAACCGAGCAAAAACTGTTCTTCAGGGAACTCTTCCATTGAACCATATATTGTAGGCCATAATTTGTTGCTTGCGCACGCCTCTGTTTCAAGAcgatacaaacaaaaatacaag GATAAGCAGGGAGGTTCCATAGGATTTAGCTTATTCATATTAGGGCTTATTCCTACTACAAGCTCCAAGGATGATGCCACTGCAACCCAAAGAGCCCAAGATTTCTACGTCGGCTG GTTCCTTAGACCTCTTTTATTTGGAGACTATCCTGATACAATGAAAAGAACCATTGGATCAAGACTGCCAGTTTTCTCTGAGAAAGAATCAGAACAAGTTAAAGGCTCATGTGACTTTGTAGGAGTCATACACTATCATGCGGCTTCTGTCACTAACATCAAATCCAAACCTTCTCTGTCCGGAAACCCGGATTTCTACTCATACATGG AGACAGATTTTGgaaaaagtttagattttcAG TATGCTAATACTCCATGGGCTATGGAAGTTGTGCTGGAGTATATAAAGCAGAGCTATGGAAATCCTCCTGTCTACATTCTTGAGAGTG CTAAATTCACTTTCCAATGGCAACAAATAGGTACACCGATGAAGCAAGATTCGCAGCTGAAACAGAAGGATATACCAAGGGTGGAATACTTGCATGCCTACATTGGTGGTGTGCTCAAATCCATAAG GAATGGATCAGACACGAGAGGCTACTTCGTATGGTCATTTATGGATTTATACGAGCTTCTAGGGGGATATGAGGTTGGTTTTGGGTTGTACACTGTCAATTTCAGCGATCCTCATCGCAAGAGATCTCCCAAACTCTCTGCTTATTGGTACTCTGATTTTCTCAAGGGTGAATCTGCCTTTCTTGATTCCCAAGGCATCAAGGAATTGCAGAGCAAATACTCTTCTTCCTTCTAG
- a CDS encoding Mannose-binding lectin superfamily protein codes for MANLNSLGAYFTWISPTKMEAKGGKGGTEWNDGAEHEGFTKIYVQGGCDGIQYIKFDYVKDGQHKYGSPHGVKGSESTEPFEINHLDKEYLISVEGYYDEGDSGVIQGIQFKTNIKTSELIGDKKGRKFSLAANGKKIIGFHGYADKNLNSLGAYFTTSPLISLEHTTGSDLVNHIWDDGSFEGVRKVYVRYDSLEICYVEFDYDNKGKVEKREHGMFYSWVQQGEFVVDYPNEFITSVEGTMRTESFMQVASLTFKTSKGRTSSTFGSPSDSKFLLESKGCGVVGFYGRCFSSIFDLGAYFRPLPPPSNTEKVEAKGGDGGASWDDGGFDGIRNIYIGHNKMGIAFVKFLYDKDSQIVVGDDHGSNTLLRVDEFELEHPGEYLISVEGSYDVVDGSESEVIRMLRFKTNLRTSQLFGHETTPSFILEKECHKIVGFHGKIGKMLHQIGVNVLPITD; via the exons ATGGCAAACCTAAACTCTCTTGGAGCATACTTCACTTGGATTTCTCCAACTAAGATGGAAGCAAAAGGAGGAAAAGGAGGCACAGAGTGGAACGATGGAGCTGAACATGAaggttttacaaaaatatatgtacaaGGTGGTTGTGATGGTATACAATACATCAAGTTCGATTATGTCAAGGATGGACAACATAAATATGGGTCACCCCATGGTGTCAAGGGTAGCGAATCCACAGAACCG TTTGAGATTAACCATCTCGACAAAGAATATTTGATATCCGTGGAGGGTTATTATGATGAAGGCGATTCGGGGGTTATTCAAGGaattcaattcaaaactaatataaagACTTCGGAACTGATAGGAGACAAAAAGGGTAGGAAGTTTTCACTAGCAGCCAATGGAAAGAAGATCATTGGGTTTCATGGATATGCTGACAAGAATCTAAACTCTCTCGGAGCATATTTCACAACCTCTCCTTTGATTTCATTAGAACACACTACAGGTTCTGATTTAGTTAATCATATTTGGGATGATGGAAGTTTTGAAGGCGTAAGAAAAGTATATGTTCGCTATGATAGCTTGGAGATATGTTATGTCGAGTTTGACTATGACAACAAAGGCAAAGTGGAAAAGCGTGAGCATGGGATGTTTTATTCATGGGTACAACAAGGAGAG TTTGTGGTGGACTATCCTAATGAATTTATCACATCTGTGGAGGGGACTATGCGCACTGAATCCTTTATGCAGGTTGCATCATTGactttcaaaacatcaaaaggtAGAACTTCTTCGACGTTTGGAAGTCCAAGTGATAGTAAATTCTTGCTTGAAAGCAAAGGTTGTGGTGTTGTTGGGTTCTATGGACGGTGTTTTAGTAGTATTTTTGACCTTGGAGCATATTTTCGTCCGCTGCCGCCTCCTTCCAACACAGAGAAAGTAGAAGCAAAAGGTGGTGATGGTGGAGCCTCTTGGGATGATGGTGGTTTTGACGGcattagaaatatatacataGGACACAACAAGATGGGTATCGCATTCGTCAAGTTTCTTTACGATAAGGACAGTCAGATCGTGGTCGGAGATGATCATGGTAGCAACACATTACTAAGAGTTGACGAG TTTGAGTTGGAGCATCCGGGTGAATACTTGATATCTGTCGAGGGTAGTTATGATGTAGTAGATGGAAGTGAGTCTGAAGTTATACGCATGCTTAGGTTCAAGACTAATTTGCGAACCTCTCAACTCTTTGGACACGAGACAACGCCAAGCTTCATACTCGAGAAGGAATGTCACAAGATCGTCGGGTTCCATGGAAAAATCGGTAAGATGCTTCATCAAATTGGGGTCAATGTTTTACCGATTACAGATTGA
- a CDS encoding Mannose-binding lectin superfamily protein (Mannose-binding lectin superfamily protein; CONTAINS InterPro DOMAIN/s: Mannose-binding lectin (InterPro:IPR001229); BEST Arabidopsis thaliana protein match is: Mannose-binding lectin superfamily protein (TAIR:AT1G60110.1); Has 1880 Blast hits to 685 proteins in 36 species: Archae - 0; Bacteria - 7; Metazoa - 0; Fungi - 0; Plants - 1871; Viruses - 0; Other Eukaryotes - 2 (source: NCBI BLink).), translated as MSQDSNMFERLEAQGKIDSSSDYKWDDGSEHDDVTKIYVSFGKECIRNIRFDYIKSGQPKYGSFHGPTFQGLLQTFEIDHKKDEQLVSVEGYCKPGSDLIQGVQFKTNLRISEIIGFEKAIFGNPTTFSLAEDGKKIIGFHGYSMANLNSLGAYFTWISPTKMEAKGGKGGTEWNDGAEHEGFTKIYVQGGCDGIQYIKFDYVKDGQHKYGSPHGVKGSESTEPFEINHLDKEYLISVEGYYDEGDSGVIQGIQFKTNIKTSELIGDKKGRKFSLAANGKKIIGFHGYADKNLNSLGAYFTTSPLISLEHTTGSDLVNHIWDDGSFEGVRKVYVRYDSLEICYVEFDYDNKGKVEKREHGMFYSWVQQGEFVVDYPNEFITSVEGTMRTESFMQVASLTFKTSKGRTSSTFGSPSDSKFLLESKGCGVVGFYGRCFSSIFDLGAYFRPLPPPSNTEKVEAKGGDGGASWDDGGFDGIRNIYIGHNKMGIAFVKFLYDKDSQIVVGDDHGSNTLLRVDEFELEHPGEYLISVEGSYDVVDGSESEVIRMLRFKTNLRTSQLFGHETTPSFILEKECHKIVGFHGKIGKMLHQIGVNVLPITD; from the exons ATGTCTCAAGATTCAAATATGTTCGAGAGATTGGAAGCACAAGGTAAAATAGATTCTTCAAGCGATTATAAGTGGGACGATGGATCCGAGCATGATGAcgtaacaaaaatatatgtaagcTTTGGTAAAGAATGCATAAGGAACATCCGATTCGACTATATCAAGAGTGGACAACCAAAATATGGATCGTTCCATGGTCCCACTTTTCAAGGCCTCCTCCAAACG TTTGAGATTGACCATAAAAAAGATGAACAACTTGTATCTGTTGAGGGTTATTGCAAGCCCGGGTCGGATTTGATTCAAGGAGttcaattcaaaaccaacttGAGGATTTCTGAAATCATAGGATTTGAAAAAGCTATATTTGGTAATCCTACTACGTTTTCACTAGCTGAGGATGGAAAGAAGATCATCGGGTTTCACGGATATTCCATGGCAAACCTAAACTCTCTTGGAGCATACTTCACTTGGATTTCTCCAACTAAGATGGAAGCAAAAGGAGGAAAAGGAGGCACAGAGTGGAACGATGGAGCTGAACATGAaggttttacaaaaatatatgtacaaGGTGGTTGTGATGGTATACAATACATCAAGTTCGATTATGTCAAGGATGGACAACATAAATATGGGTCACCCCATGGTGTCAAGGGTAGCGAATCCACAGAACCG TTTGAGATTAACCATCTCGACAAAGAATATTTGATATCCGTGGAGGGTTATTATGATGAAGGCGATTCGGGGGTTATTCAAGGaattcaattcaaaactaatataaagACTTCGGAACTGATAGGAGACAAAAAGGGTAGGAAGTTTTCACTAGCAGCCAATGGAAAGAAGATCATTGGGTTTCATGGATATGCTGACAAGAATCTAAACTCTCTCGGAGCATATTTCACAACCTCTCCTTTGATTTCATTAGAACACACTACAGGTTCTGATTTAGTTAATCATATTTGGGATGATGGAAGTTTTGAAGGCGTAAGAAAAGTATATGTTCGCTATGATAGCTTGGAGATATGTTATGTCGAGTTTGACTATGACAACAAAGGCAAAGTGGAAAAGCGTGAGCATGGGATGTTTTATTCATGGGTACAACAAGGAGAG TTTGTGGTGGACTATCCTAATGAATTTATCACATCTGTGGAGGGGACTATGCGCACTGAATCCTTTATGCAGGTTGCATCATTGactttcaaaacatcaaaaggtAGAACTTCTTCGACGTTTGGAAGTCCAAGTGATAGTAAATTCTTGCTTGAAAGCAAAGGTTGTGGTGTTGTTGGGTTCTATGGACGGTGTTTTAGTAGTATTTTTGACCTTGGAGCATATTTTCGTCCGCTGCCGCCTCCTTCCAACACAGAGAAAGTAGAAGCAAAAGGTGGTGATGGTGGAGCCTCTTGGGATGATGGTGGTTTTGACGGcattagaaatatatacataGGACACAACAAGATGGGTATCGCATTCGTCAAGTTTCTTTACGATAAGGACAGTCAGATCGTGGTCGGAGATGATCATGGTAGCAACACATTACTAAGAGTTGACGAG TTTGAGTTGGAGCATCCGGGTGAATACTTGATATCTGTCGAGGGTAGTTATGATGTAGTAGATGGAAGTGAGTCTGAAGTTATACGCATGCTTAGGTTCAAGACTAATTTGCGAACCTCTCAACTCTTTGGACACGAGACAACGCCAAGCTTCATACTCGAGAAGGAATGTCACAAGATCGTCGGGTTCCATGGAAAAATCGGTAAGATGCTTCATCAAATTGGGGTCAATGTTTTACCGATTACAGATTGA